The stretch of DNA ACACACAATTCACCGGATGACTTCGATCTCGTTATTACAACTTATGCCATGGCTCAAAGATATGAATGGCTCCAATCTTATTCCTGGAACTATATTATCCTGGACGAAGCCCAGGCCATCAAGAATCCAGGGACGAAACAAGCGCGGGCGGTTAAAAAACTGACTGCGCGAAACAGGATTATAATGACGGGGACTCCTCTCGAGAACAGACTCTCGGATATTTGGTCTCTTTTTGACTTTTTAAATCCGGGATTACTCGGTAACATAAAGGAGTTCAAAGAGTTTTCAGACAGGCTGAAGGATGACCATTCCGGGTATGCAAAATTGCGCAAACTCATCAGCCCTTACATCCTAAGACGTCTGAAGACCGATAAATCGGTTATCTCCGATCTTCCGGGCAAGGTGGAGATGAAAACTTATGCGAGCCTCAGTAAAAAACAGGTGCTCTTGTACAACAGAGCAGTGGAAGATATAAAGAGGGCAATTGCCGAAACAGAAGGCATCCAGAGGAGAGGGCTGATCCTGTCTTCCCTTATGAAATTCAAGCAACTCTGTAATCATCCTGATCAATATCTGGGGCAATCGGGATTTGAAGAAAAAGACAGCGGAAAATTTACGAGGCTCCGGGAGATATGTGAGACGATATATGAAAAAAGGGAAAAGGTTCTGGTATTCACACAATTCAAGGAAATGACCGAACCTCTTCATGATTTCCTCGCAGGCATCTTTTATCGAAAAGGCCTGATCCTGCACGGTGGGGTGCCGGTCAGTAAAAGAAAAAATATTGTGGAAGCGTTTCAATCTCAAAGCTATATCCCCTTTATGGTTCTCTCCTTGAAGGCGGGCGGTATCGGGTTGAATCTGACGGAAGCGAATCATGTGATTCATTTTGACCGCTGGTGGAATCCCGCCGTAGAAAATCAGGCAACCGACAGGGCTTTTCGGATTGGGCAGAAGAAGAATGTTATCGTGCACAAGTTCTTAACCAAGGGCACAGTGGAAGAGAAAATTGATATGATGCTCGAAGAGAAGACGAGGCTTGCAGAAGATATTATTGCCGGTGCCGGCGAGGCATGGATAACAGAGATGAAAGATGATGAATTGATAAAGCTCTTCAGATTAACATTATAAGAATGAAGACTTGAAAGGCGCTCATGAGATACTGGGACTACCCCCGTTATGTGCCTGTAGCGGAAAAGAAGGCAAAGGCAGAAAAGAAATTAAAAAAGTTGATAAAGGATAACCCCGACATCAAACCTGTCTTCGTTGAAGGAAGCGCCCTGGCGAGAACATGGTGGGGAAAGTCATGGAATCTGAACCTTGAACGATATGCCGATTACAGCAATCGGATCGGGCGCGGACGCAGCTATGTACGCAATGGCGCCGTGCTTGATCTCCGGATAGATTCCGGGAAGGTGGATTCTCTCGTTCAGGGAACAAGATCCAAACCCTACGACATAACCATCAGGATAAAGGCTATCACTAAACCGATCTGGGACAAGATGAAAGCGGCCAGCGCAGGAAAACTCGATTCATTACAGGAACTCCTGGCCGGGAAATTTCCCCAGACCCTCGGCGAAATATTCATGGCCAAGGGAGAGGGCCTCTTCCCCTCGCCGCAAGAGATCGAGTTCCATTGCAGTTGTCCTGACTGGGCTTACATGTGCAAGCATGTTGCGGCAACGCTCTACGGCATTGGCGTCAGGCTTGATAAAGACCCCGGCCTCTTCTTTAAACTCAGACAGGTCGAGATGGGGAATTTAATAAGCCAGGCGGTGGAAGACAGGACACATAAGTTGCTGAGAGTCGCGGAAAAGAAAACCGGCAGGGTAATTGATGATTCCAATCTTGGGGATATATTCGGTATTGATATGGAAGTGGGGGCGAAATGGGAAGCAGGAACGGGAGCGGGGGCGATTTCCGCTACGAAAGAGATAAAGAGAAAAGGGGTGCACAAGCCGGAGAAGAAGCCCCCCTCCCCGGTTGGAAGGAAAGCAGGAGCAACTGTTGCGAGCCTTCCTGTCTCCAAAAGAGGATTCACCGGGGAGACTGAAGCAGGCCAGATCCTCAAAATTGTAAAGCGGGCAAAGAAAGGGGTTGACGTCTCCACACTGAAAAGAAAAACAGGGATTGATGAAAAGAAGATCAGGAGCATTCTTTCTATCGCCTTTAAAAGAGAAGACATTGAAAGGGTCGGAAGAGGCGTTTATGTGGGAAAGCTTCCCCCTGTTTATCCCTCTAAAGAAAGTTGATTCTTGACTTTATTCTGGAAATAAGGCATCTCATTTTATTGATAAGTTCCAAAGTTAGGAATTAAAATAGGCTTGTTATTCATAATCAGCCGGGCTTTTGACTGAAAGTCCCGGCCTGTGATGCCGCCTCTTTCACAGCCTTTTGCACGAGGTTTTCATTGATATGATGCCGCCGCACGGTACCGCTTCGAGGATCAACCGAAAGGCCCTTGGCGGGGAACACATACTGCCAGATCCATTCATATGCTGCCTTTGGATATTTGCGGGCCAACGCCGGCCATATATAGACCCCGGGAACCCCATTTGCCTGATCCTTTTCATAAATAACCTTCACCCTGGCAAGATGTTCCTGCAATGGAACGACAAAACGCTCCGCCAGCATCGTTATCCTATCCTTCTGACCCTTGCCGTCACGCACCATGATCTGGTGGCGGCCGAAGTCGATGTCCTTGACCCTGAGACGTACACACTCCATGAGCCGCAGGCCGCCTCCATACATCAGGCCGGTCATGAGCGCAGTAATTCCTTCCATCTGTTCGAAAAGGGACTGGATTTCACTTCTGGTCATCACCTCGGGCAACCGCTGCGGACGTTTGGCCTTCACAAAGGTTTCCATTTCTCCAAAGGGTCTCTGCAAGGCATGGCTGTAAAAGAACACCAATGCATTGAGGGCCTGGTTTTGAGTGCTGGCTGCAACCTTCCTCTCCACTGCGAGATAGTCAAGATATTCCTTCACTGCCGCAGCCGCATCAATGCTTTTCGGGTCGGCGTAGCCATGAAAGGCGATGAAACGACGCACCCACTCAAGATAGGCTGCCTCTGTCCGGATCGAGTAATGGCGGCTGCGTATCTCTGTTCTCAAGGCATCGACAAGCGGCGAAAAAAGCCGCTCAACCTCGCCGG from Syntrophales bacterium encodes:
- a CDS encoding integron integrase, translating into MTEESQKRATASQKFWDAFKACIEDNRVRPDRSLFYVKWGQAFVNFLPGKRLRDRSRQDIEAFIADLGKRPGIKDWQVRQAEHALRILYETFLPGYSPDGMISSTANTEKKTRALRITPEAGTFLDRVVPGEVERLFSPLVDALRTEIRSRHYSIRTEAAYLEWVRRFIAFHGYADPKSIDAAAAVKEYLDYLAVERKVAASTQNQALNALVFFYSHALQRPFGEMETFVKAKRPQRLPEVMTRSEIQSLFEQMEGITALMTGLMYGGGLRLMECVRLRVKDIDFGRHQIMVRDGKGQKDRITMLAERFVVPLQEHLARVKVIYEKDQANGVPGVYIWPALARKYPKAAYEWIWQYVFPAKGLSVDPRSGTVRRHHINENLVQKAVKEAASQAGTFSQKPG